CTAAAGCAATCCCAGCGCTGCAAGTTCCTGCCGAAGCTCCGGCGGCAGTGCTGCCCTGCCCGACTTACCAGCCGCTTCATCAAGCGGAACCTCGTTTTCACTGAGATAGCGCCAGCCCTGAAAAGCACGACGTGGTTGCCACTGAGTCGGATGGATTTTCGGCTCCAGCACCAGATGGCAGCGATTGATGCCCTGCTCATCCGTAAACGGGCGAATATCGAGCAAGCGCTGGCGGCATTGAACATTGCCTTTGATCACCCAATAAAGCGATCCGCCTTCAAGCAGTTCATCAATACGTTTGGGAACCATGCGTGTCGTGTGAAACTGTTCCGGGACAAGCCCGGCAGCGCGCTGCTCCGCAAGCCTGAAATCGATCCAGGCTGCGAGATCTTCGATGCTATCGCAGCCGACGCAGAGTTTGACGAGATTAAGTGCCATGAGGCTGATTTAGCCAAGCTGAATGCAGGCTTCAAGTGATAAGAATGTTATCCTCAGCAGGCAACCACATTGACGGCCAGTCCGCCCTGACTGGTTTCCTTGTAGCGCTCGCTCATATCGTGACCCGTCTGACGCATGGTTTCGATACAGGCATCAAGCGGCACGAAATGCTGACCATCACCCTTCACAGCAAGCGATGCAGCCGTAACAGCCTTTACAGCGCCAAGCGCATTGCGTTCAATACAAGGCACCTGCACGAGACCGGCTACCGGATCGCAGGTCATGCCCAGATGATGCTCAAGGGCTATTTCAGCTGCATTCTCAATCTGCTCAGGCGTGCCGCCCATAACAGCCGCAAGACCGGCAGCGGCCATAGCTGATGCAGAACCGACCTCACCCTGACAACCTACTTCTGCGCCTGAGATCGAAGCATTGTGCTTGATCACGCCACCAATTGCCGCTGACGTCAGCAAAAAGTCTCGAATGCCCTTTGCATCGGCATCGTCGTGGAAATGAAGGTAATATCGCAGAACAGCAGGCACGACACCCGCCGCACCATTGGTCGGTGCGGTTACAACACGCCCACCCGAAGCATTCTCTTCGTTGACGGCCATAGCATAGACGGACAGCCAGTCATTTGCGAGCAGCGGATTGAGCTTGTTGTTGCGCCAATCGTCTTCCAGACGCTCAAATAGTTGACGTGCGCGGCGACGGACCTTCAAGCCCCCCGGCATGATACCATCACGGCTCAGGCCACGTTCGATACAACCTCGCATCGCACCCCAGATGCGATCAAGACCTTCGTCGAGATCAAGGCACGACATATGGCACTCTTCATTGGCGCGCTTCATGTCGGCAATTGAAAGCCCACTTGAACGTGCCATAGCGAGCATTTCAGCTGCATTGTTGAACGGATAAGGCACATTGGCCTTTTCCTCGCGCTTTCCACCACTGGTCTGCACGCGGCTCAATTCTTCCGCAGTCACAACAAAGCCGCCGCCAATCGAAAAATACACACGGCGGAGGAGCAATCGGTCGCTTTTGTCGTATGCCTCAAAAGCCATGCCATTCGCATGGCCGGGCAAAGGCGTCTTACGATCAAGAACCAAATCGGTCTTGGGATCAAACTGATATGCCGGATGCCCAGCGGGCTGAACCGTCCTGGCACGCGAAACCTTTTCGACTTCGCTATCCATAATATCCGGATCAATCGAATCAGGTGTGAAACCACAAAGGCCCAGAATCACAGCGCGATCCGTGGCGTGGCCGATGCCGGTATAGGCGAGTGAGCCGTGCAGGCTCGCCTTCAATCGATAAACCTTCGCATTGGCGGGCTTCGGCCAATTGCCGCTGACCAGCTCATCGAGGAACATATGGGCAGCCGTCATCGGACCCATCGTGTGCGAACTCGAAGGCCCAATACCAATTTTATACAGATCGAATACCGACAGAAACATTCTACACCTATTTCGCCCCGCAAACGGGCAGCGCAATGTCACGCGCGAACGCGCAATAATATTACACCATTAACAGATAGTGTAGGAGAGGAACAACGCCAACAGAATGCCGAAATGCGGCATTAAATTTCCGGTTTACGCAACTCCATAGCACGTCGAACCTCAATTAAGATACGAACGCACGTTCTGTCCATTTTCAATGCAAAGCCGTATCCGAAAAGCCATTCAACTTTTCGGGACCGAATGCATCCGCATCAAGCGGAAAAAAGATAAGCCATGAGAATGATTGTAGCGAGGCCAACGACTGCCCAGAGCGTCACGCCCCAGCAGGATTTTTGAACGGTTTCGTCCATGGAGATTTTTTTACAACCTTGTTGTGCAACTCTTATAAGCAGCGTCCTTCACAACGCTGTTACCGGAGATATAATCCTGACGCAGATGAAACGCAACTGTGAAAAATGGCGGAAATGCGGCGCATTTCATCAATTCGCAACAGCACGATTCAAAAACTGATTTAGTATCAGAACCTTAACAACAGCTATGCTTAACAAAAGCTTTAAAGTCACGGCAGAAATGGGGCATCAGGGTTGAGGCAGCAGCATATCTGTCTTGCCGGTCATCCAATAGGCTGTAAGCCCTACCCATTCACGCATTGCTACACTAAAGCGCGACAAGGCTTCGTTCGGCGATTCAAGATAGATTGAAAGGCCCTGCTTTGGTGGTGTCTTATAATCAACCGGCCATGCAACAACGTCAAAGCCTGCTTTGCGGAAGCACCCGATAGACCGCGGCATATGATAGGCCGACGTCACCAGAAGCCATGTTTCACCGGGCTTTGGTTCAGCGAGCGCCTTGGAAAACTCCGCATTTTCTACTGTATTGCGGGATTTGTTCTCAAAAATGAAGCGATCACCTGAAAAGCCCAGATCAGACAACATTGTGCGTGTGCTATCGGCTTCGGGCTTGGCGTCTTCAAAAAAGGCACCGTCCCCACCGGACACAATGACTTTCGCGTCGGGATAAAGCCGTGCAAGCCGCATCGTCTCAAAAATTCGATCGGCAGCGCTGTTCAATTCAAATCCGGGACGCCCTGCATTGATGTCACCATTCATATAACCGCCCAGAACCACAATGCCATCAACACGTTTCGGGAGCTCGGTCTGTTTTGCAAAGCGATCTTCCAGCGGCGCAAGCAACACGGTGCCAAGTGTTGTATAAGCGCTGATAAACAACACCAATACAGCGGCAATTAGCGTTGTAAGCCCGAGTTTTCTAAAGCCGGTCCAGATCAGCAAAAGTGCGATCAACAGAAATACGAGGATGATTGTCAGCGGCTGAAAAAACAGCCAGAAAAGCTTGGAAACACTGAAAAACAACGCGATCTCCACCGATAAGCAGCACGATATAACCCGAACCGAACGAATCCGGTCCTTTGACATAGTTCAATTCGGTGCATCGCGCTTTCCAAAAATCATTCTGATTTTCGTGCAAGTGCTACAGCCATGCAATCGCATGTGATAGGAATCGGCTCGACTCTTAGTGTCACAGCTCAGGAAATAACATGCAGAGCAATGCTGAATTGACTGTAACGCCCGCAAGCCGTCCGCGCCTGACACGCATTGATATTGCGCGCGGCGTCGCGCTTATTGCGATGGCGATCTATCATTTCGGCTGGGATCTTGAGTTCTTCGGCTACATGGCACCGGCAACGACAGCACATGGCGGATGGAAGCTCTTTGCGCGCTGCATCGCATCAAGCTTCCTGTTTCTGGTCGGTTTTAGTCTTGTTCTCGCGCATGGCAGAGCCATCCGCTGGGAAGCAATGGGAAAGCGTCTGTTGCAGATCGGAGCGGCAGCAGCAGCCATTTCCGCTGTGACATACTATATGTCACCCGATAACTTCATTTTCTTCGGCATTCTGCATCAGATCGCACTGGCAAGCGTGCTGGGTCTACTGTTCTTGCGCCTGCCACCTGTTGTTACACTGATCGTGGCAGCTTTCGTCATAACCGCACCGTTTTATGCACAGTCAGATATTTTCAACCAGATGTGGCTTGCATGGATCGGGCTTTCGACAGTCCCGCCTCGCTCCAACGATTACGTGCCGCTGTTTCCATGGTTTGGCGCCGTGCTGATTGGTATAGCGGCGGCACGTATCTTCAAGCGCTTTAACTGGCTCCCGATACTATCCGGCGGCATTAAGCCCGCCTTTCTGCAAAAGCCGCTCACCTCTATCGGTCGCCACAGTCTTGCATTCTATCTGATCCATCAGCCTGTACTGATCGCGCTTGTCTATCTGTTCTCGCAGATCATGCCGCCAGCACAGCCAGCGCCACGCCAAGCCTTTATGCAATCCTGCGTCGCATCCTGCATTCAGAATGGAAGTGAAACGCTATGCACGCAGTTCTGCGGCTGTGTTGTGAGCGAACTCGACAAGGCAAAACTGTTCGACGACGTCTTTAACGGCAAGGCTGACCAGAACAATAACAGCACGGTTCAGCAGATCGCCGAGATGTGCTCACCAGTGCCGGATAATCAGCCTTAAATCAGGTAGAAACACCAAGTTCTGCAAGACGTTCAATGCAGGCTTCTTCAACCTGATCGAGTTCGGAAAGCGTTTCGTCAATGTCGCGACGCTTCTGGCGAAGATCCGCACGCTTTTCCTCAACGCGCTTCATCAAAAGCTTGAGCTGGCCGGTTTCACCCGGCGGCTCGCGATACATCTGTACGATTTCGTGTATCTCGGCGATTGAAAAGCCAAGACGCTTTCCACGCATAATCTGCTTCAGAAGATGCCTATCAGAAGGCCTGAACAAGCGTGTGCGGCCACGCCTTACCGGCGAGATCAGCCCCTCATCCTCATAAAAACGCAATGTCCGGGTCGATATCCCGAATTCCCGCGTCAGTTCTGTGATCGTATAATATTCGCGCACCACAATATTCCAATCTTGCAATATGCAGGCGAATGTTGTGCAACCGCATTTACGTAAAAGTCAATATTAAACCGTCACAATCCCGCACATTGGCTAATACAAGCCACTACATTTAACGTATGACCTTGCCATCATAGTGCCACCCATGCGTTATGAAATGACAATAGGATCAATAACTGACGGCGATTCATGCGGCGCTCTATCAAATTTACCCTTATTGGACTGGTTATCGTTGCGCTTGCCGGGGCAACTCCCTTTGCCGTCGAACCAATCGTCCAAAAGATCGGCGAAGGCTCAATCCGTCAACTGGCAAAAGATGGCAATTTCTGCACAACTGAGAATTGCGAAGAAGGTATAAACTATGCCATTGGCTTCCTCGAAACCAATTACGGTCTCTCACCGCAGAACGTAAAATGGTGCATGGGCGTCGATGTCATCGCTCATTATGAATTGCCATTTGCGAACGGGCTGAAAAAAGCAATAACCGATCGCATGTATCAGCGCTGCGGCGACCCTAATCAGGACGAACCTGTCGGCAACTACACGGCAGAATAGAAGGCCTTTACTTAATGACGCGACTTTTGCGTATCGCTGCCTGGTCGATTCTGGTTTTAATCCTCGTGGTAACGATCAGCCCAATCCAGTTCCGTCCGATCACCGGCGAGCCTGCTGATCTGGAACGTTTTGCTGCTTTTTTTCTTGTCGGTTTTCTCTTTGCACTGGCCTACCCACGCCAATGGCTGGCAGTCCTGTTACTTACGGTCGGGTGCGCTGGCATGTTTGAGCTGCTTCAGCGGCTCGCACCCGGACGGCACGGCGAATTTGCCGATTTCCTTTTCAAAGCGGTTGGTGCCCTTGCGGGCGTTTGTATAGGCCGAGGCTTGAGCCTCTTGCCTTTCTTTGAAAGCAGATTGAAGAGGTAAAATCTCTTTCCTCTAATGGAACCAATTGGTTGTCGGTACGTTTTATCCGCATCAATTCCAATGGAGGTTTCAAATGGCCGACAATAAGACTGCTAGCGACGTTCAACAGGCTCTGGAACAGCAGATTTCTGATCTTCGTGGTGAACTGAAGCGCCTGTCGAAATCCTTGGCATCCCGCTCAAGCGATCTGAGGGATTCTGCGGAAGACGCGTTTGATGATGCATCCGGACGTTTTCGCCACGCGGCAGAGGTTGTTCGTGAGCGTGGTCAGGCTGTCGCGGAAACAGTCAAGGAAAACCCTGGCACGGCAACGACGCTTTTCGGCACCGCAGGTGTACTCGGAATTTTGATCGGCGTTGCAATTGGTTGCGTGATCTCCTCCGATCGCCGCTGATCAAAAAAATCCTCCCGACTAACCCGCGCCCTCCCAGCGCGGGTTTTTCTATGGGCTTTACCTGCTTGTACAAGACTGCTACTCGAAGCCATTGGCAATCTGCCACCGGTCGCAGCCTACCCGGTCAAAACAAGGACAAACGCTTGATATGCAAGCGTGAAGACTGCACCGTGGCTTTTAAAAAGGCACGCAAATGTCTGAAAAGACAATATATTCCGATCTCAAACAACTCGGATCGAACAGCACGATACCGCAATCTCCGGAAGAGGCCGTTCTTGAAAGGGTCGCAAACCCGCAAGCAGGAACGCCGTACTGCGTTCGCTTCACAGCACCAGAATTCACCTCTTTATGTCCTATGACCGGACAGCCGGATTTCGCTCACCTGATGATCGATTACGTTCCGGGCAAGTGGCTGGTTGAAAGCAAGTCGCTCAAGCTTTTCCTGTTCTCATTCCGCAATCATGGTGCTTTCCATGAAGACTGCACGGTCACAATCGGCAAGCGACTTGTTGAACTGTTGGACCCGGAATGGCTGCGCATTGGCGGCTATTGGTATCCGCGTGGCGGCATCCCGATTGATGTGTTTTATCAGACGGGCGAAACACCAAAGAATGTCTGGATTCCTGAACAGTCTGTACCCAATTATCGCGGTCGCGGTTGATCACAAATCTCTGTAACTATTGCCGCTAGAAGTCACGATGCTTATTATTAAATCCCGTGATTGGCATCATTTTGAAACCGGAAACGCTCCAGATGAACAAAGTTGTCCTACTGATCTCGCTGGCCGTTCTCTCCGGCTGTGGTGCCGGAAAAGCGGCAATGGATGCAGGCAAAGGCTTTGATCGATTCGCCTGCATGTCTCGTAACATGAAGGGCGAGACGCCCTGCCCGCAACCCGACAGCCCGAACCAAAATCCATAACCCGAAAAGAGGCAGTAATGGCCATTCAACCCCAAGACGTCCTCGATTTCTGGTTTTCTGCAAAGATGCGCGAAAACTGGTTCAGCAAAAGCGATGACATCGATGCGGAAATTCGCGAAAAATTTCTGGCAGCTTATGAAGATGGTCGCGCAGACAAGCTGGAAGACTGGAAACAGCAGCCGGAAAGTGCACTCGCGCTGACTATCCTGTTCGACCAATTCCCACGTAATATGTTCCGCAGCTCTCCACGCTCATTTGAAAGCGACGGTCTCGCCCGTGACGTTGCAGCGCAGGCGCTTGATCATGACTTCGACCGCAAACTTTCAGCTGAGCAGCGTCAGTTCTTCTACCTGCCATTCATGCATAGCGAGCATCTCAGCGACCAGAAACGCTGTGTCGATCTTTACGAAAAACTGGGTGATGATTTCTCGTTGGGCTTTGCCCGCCAGCATCACGATATTATCGAGCGTTTTGGTCGTTTCCCGCACCGTAACAAGGTTCTGGGTCGCGAAACGACCAGCGAGGAAGCCGAATTCCTCAAGGAACATGCTGGTTTTTAATCGCTAAAGAAGTTTGTAAGGCAAGATACCACGGCGGTCGTGATCGACCGCCAGTCTGCTTTTCAAAGGCGGGACCGCACGCTGCACACATTCAGCTCGGTCGCAGATACGGCAGGAAACACCAATCGGATCAAAT
The Ochrobactrum sp. BTU1 DNA segment above includes these coding regions:
- a CDS encoding DUF1489 family protein, which gives rise to MALNLVKLCVGCDSIEDLAAWIDFRLAEQRAAGLVPEQFHTTRMVPKRIDELLEGGSLYWVIKGNVQCRQRLLDIRPFTDEQGINRCHLVLEPKIHPTQWQPRRAFQGWRYLSENEVPLDEAAGKSGRAALPPELRQELAALGLL
- a CDS encoding L-serine ammonia-lyase, translated to MFLSVFDLYKIGIGPSSSHTMGPMTAAHMFLDELVSGNWPKPANAKVYRLKASLHGSLAYTGIGHATDRAVILGLCGFTPDSIDPDIMDSEVEKVSRARTVQPAGHPAYQFDPKTDLVLDRKTPLPGHANGMAFEAYDKSDRLLLRRVYFSIGGGFVVTAEELSRVQTSGGKREEKANVPYPFNNAAEMLAMARSSGLSIADMKRANEECHMSCLDLDEGLDRIWGAMRGCIERGLSRDGIMPGGLKVRRRARQLFERLEDDWRNNKLNPLLANDWLSVYAMAVNEENASGGRVVTAPTNGAAGVVPAVLRYYLHFHDDADAKGIRDFLLTSAAIGGVIKHNASISGAEVGCQGEVGSASAMAAAGLAAVMGGTPEQIENAAEIALEHHLGMTCDPVAGLVQVPCIERNALGAVKAVTAASLAVKGDGQHFVPLDACIETMRQTGHDMSERYKETSQGGLAVNVVAC
- a CDS encoding YdcF family protein yields the protein MFFSVSKLFWLFFQPLTIILVFLLIALLLIWTGFRKLGLTTLIAAVLVLFISAYTTLGTVLLAPLEDRFAKQTELPKRVDGIVVLGGYMNGDINAGRPGFELNSAADRIFETMRLARLYPDAKVIVSGGDGAFFEDAKPEADSTRTMLSDLGFSGDRFIFENKSRNTVENAEFSKALAEPKPGETWLLVTSAYHMPRSIGCFRKAGFDVVAWPVDYKTPPKQGLSIYLESPNEALSRFSVAMREWVGLTAYWMTGKTDMLLPQP
- a CDS encoding DUF1624 domain-containing protein codes for the protein MQSNAELTVTPASRPRLTRIDIARGVALIAMAIYHFGWDLEFFGYMAPATTAHGGWKLFARCIASSFLFLVGFSLVLAHGRAIRWEAMGKRLLQIGAAAAAISAVTYYMSPDNFIFFGILHQIALASVLGLLFLRLPPVVTLIVAAFVITAPFYAQSDIFNQMWLAWIGLSTVPPRSNDYVPLFPWFGAVLIGIAAARIFKRFNWLPILSGGIKPAFLQKPLTSIGRHSLAFYLIHQPVLIALVYLFSQIMPPAQPAPRQAFMQSCVASCIQNGSETLCTQFCGCVVSELDKAKLFDDVFNGKADQNNNSTVQQIAEMCSPVPDNQP
- a CDS encoding MerR family DNA-binding transcriptional regulator, translated to MREYYTITELTREFGISTRTLRFYEDEGLISPVRRGRTRLFRPSDRHLLKQIMRGKRLGFSIAEIHEIVQMYREPPGETGQLKLLMKRVEEKRADLRQKRRDIDETLSELDQVEEACIERLAELGVST
- a CDS encoding VanZ family protein gives rise to the protein MTRLLRIAAWSILVLILVVTISPIQFRPITGEPADLERFAAFFLVGFLFALAYPRQWLAVLLLTVGCAGMFELLQRLAPGRHGEFADFLFKAVGALAGVCIGRGLSLLPFFESRLKR
- the queF gene encoding preQ(1) synthase; this translates as MSEKTIYSDLKQLGSNSTIPQSPEEAVLERVANPQAGTPYCVRFTAPEFTSLCPMTGQPDFAHLMIDYVPGKWLVESKSLKLFLFSFRNHGAFHEDCTVTIGKRLVELLDPEWLRIGGYWYPRGGIPIDVFYQTGETPKNVWIPEQSVPNYRGRG
- a CDS encoding DUF924 family protein — translated: MAIQPQDVLDFWFSAKMRENWFSKSDDIDAEIREKFLAAYEDGRADKLEDWKQQPESALALTILFDQFPRNMFRSSPRSFESDGLARDVAAQALDHDFDRKLSAEQRQFFYLPFMHSEHLSDQKRCVDLYEKLGDDFSLGFARQHHDIIERFGRFPHRNKVLGRETTSEEAEFLKEHAGF